In the genome of Saprospira sp. CCB-QB6, one region contains:
- a CDS encoding DUF2141 domain-containing protein, producing MFPPFLLVFALFFLCISPISAQQLIIQLESAQKVEGQLYYALYHSAQSFQKEELALKKAVVPLQKLPLRIDLGQLPPGQYALAFFQDLNQNGQLDLNFWGIPKEPYGFSNDPKIVAGPPSFKAASFRLGPKENKLLLLRLKNE from the coding sequence ATGTTTCCTCCTTTTTTGCTTGTTTTTGCCCTCTTTTTTCTCTGCATTAGCCCAATTTCGGCCCAACAGCTAATCATTCAGCTAGAGTCAGCCCAAAAAGTAGAGGGCCAGCTCTATTATGCGCTTTACCATAGCGCTCAAAGTTTTCAAAAAGAAGAATTGGCCCTTAAAAAGGCAGTAGTTCCGCTTCAAAAACTGCCTTTGCGCATTGATTTGGGCCAACTTCCTCCTGGACAATATGCCTTGGCCTTTTTCCAAGATCTCAATCAGAATGGCCAACTGGACCTTAATTTTTGGGGCATCCCCAAAGAGCCCTATGGCTTTTCTAATGACCCCAAAATTGTGGCTGGACCACCTAGCTTTAAGGCGGCTAGCTTTCGGTTGGGCCCCAAAGAAAATAAATTGCTTCTGCTTCGGCTAAAAAATGAGTAA
- the sov gene encoding T9SS outer membrane translocon Sov/SprA: protein MNAKTAALQLLLFFLCVSQTIGANGPHFYGPTLSAGPDQPLGPDIPSYPTQDSLPPISERFGDFVRDRSNNPFDLKDPKAIDKKVTYDPRSGLYILTETINGSNYRPPVYMTLEEYLAFRAKEEDQDYFQDLYLMDRQQAGEDPIEPYKERIQNSLVDRLFCGSNFDVRPQGNIDLTFGADFQRIANPILTERQQRQGGFDFDMNMQLNVVGKIGEKLQLSFNYNTQATFDFDRQIKVQYLTDTPCSEDDIVRKIDAGNVSFPLRTSLIQGRQNLFGFMTELQFGRLTVSMVASQSQTQRKEISIQGGAQQQTFEVTADNYDENRHFFLSHYNRNTYEGNMVNLPQINSLFNITKIEVWVTNDRNVTEGVRDVVAYADLGETEADNMLNANRLNGATEQGRDLYGRRLPDNYANRLYDELLASERARGLQTAVSELQTGFNMTDAQDFSKIRARKLSASEYSYHSQLGFLSLNVSVKPTDVIAVAYQYTYNGKTYQVGEFAQDLPIDADTLNVMHLKLLKGVRTRVDLPIWDLMMKNIYSLGAYQVNSEDFQLDVFYQDPGGGEKRFIPEGPVSSKPLLRLLNLDNLNRQGDPMPDGQFDFVSGLTILPQNGRVIFPVLEPFGSTLEKAFRSDPDDPSTVSNLAQRYVYQQLYDSTVTRAREFPEFNRFIIRGSYKSSVSSEISLGGFNIPRGSVVVSAGGAVLTEGSDYSIDYNLGRIKILNEAYLNSGQPIRVAFEDNSTFGFNRQSFFGTRFDYFINKNFNIGGTFLHLSERPFTQKVNYGDDPISNSIYGFDVQYSSELPWLTKAVDFLPLISTKEASSITFSGEFAHLLPGSPSVIDQANDEGGVVFLDDFEGAASNFNLTIPSLNWQLASTPRGDGNDLFPEANLIDSLPYNKNRARIAWYQLDPDLISNPPNNVSGDEAKSVYVRQFRQDEIFRNFTVSAIQSTLLRTFDLAYYPKERGPYNFDARFDTLEAEEHWGGVMRSIQNNDFEANNIEFVEVWVMSPFKEGYGGNGGELYIELGDVSEDILRDSRLFFENGLPADSSSSIRTDETNWSRVPRTQAITNAFDNDPDIRDKQDVGLDGYDNASEAIKYAEYLDSLAAIYGTASTIYQEALNDPAGDDFLYFRDDFYDNNTAPNGENPILWRYKRFNNPQGNSTPDGGNTSFTSTSTNIPNTEDINRDNTLNEEESYFQYRIPVERVNGSDEMAFTQYTFDSVGVDYDGPNGTETVYWYQLKIPIDQYTKRVGGISDFRSIRFIRMYMTGFEEKTVMRFARLDLIRNQWRRYTRTLREPGVYLPTENDNETAFDVNAVNYEENSQRTPYPYVLPPGVEREQAIGSLANTLQNEQSLSVNIQNLKDGDARAIYKIVNFDMRVYERLKMYVHAESLPDCAVENDPGDLKLFVRLGSDFENNYYEYEIPLEMSTAFGSADPEDIWLENNELNFGLDVLRNLKIQRDLLNISLSSLYTETDPDAPNNNVKIIGNPDLGVVKGVMVGIRNTKDDGLNRCGEIWINELRLTGFDERGGTAALMRTDIKLADLGQLTLSGQFKSIGFGQIEQRVNQRSREQLFQYDVAGNFSLDKFFPKKWKLKVPFYAQYSQEILTPEYDPYQLDIRLTDKLRAATTAAARDSIRQQAQTVTTISSFNFTNVRKERTGKRRLPTDLSNFSFTYAQSNNHYRSPIIASEEHIENRGVIDYNYAPGLRPIYPFKKLFKKQNKWLALIQEFNFNPLPNSFSFRNEMRRNFTETTYRFSEDAYSTWYDKRFSWDRSYNLQWDFAKSLKFNFSATNNGVIDEPYGRLDTEVKRDSVWQNIQNLGRNKNYQHSMTLSYAVPLDKIPALDWIKVRAQYQSNYNWSVASLNTDSLGNVIGNTHNRQLNVDFQFTKLYAKSKYLKKIDSKPKKKPKRPQRGGKDDKKKEEREPSMAERLLIRPFLLIRRGRITYQEDYATSIPGFMGQHSVLGQDINSFGANLAPGWDFITGLNPTGRAATTAWLDQAASSGWVTENIFLNQQVTQSHNQSISAKFTLEPLPDFKIDVDLSKTLTENFSENFKMDTIGGSFQHLNPMEIGSVNISYLPILSTFDQIGTNGSNSSATFEEFENNRIIISNRIGDANGITDLHDDTTNNAGYRLGYGRYQQDVLIPAFLAAYSGQDANTFKLGDIRDLLPMPNWKLTYNGLTKIELFKKYFSSFSLTHGYQSKLTVNSFATDLDYEEDPEQKDPNSLNYYSSFEIPDIVITEQFMPLIGIDMRLKNGLSARFNYKKSRNLSMSFVDYQLSETKTSEITVGLGMLIKNFTPEKLNIFKKKGKKKDTKKKNNNFDFDFGKTIPKNELDIKFDFSFRDDKTVNHVLDQNNSVATRGMQTIRISPSIDYAINNRLTIRLFYDYNRTIPAVSTSFPVTNTKAGVTVRLSLAQ, encoded by the coding sequence ATGAATGCGAAAACTGCAGCTTTGCAGCTACTGCTGTTCTTTCTTTGTGTATCGCAAACAATTGGGGCCAATGGACCCCATTTTTATGGGCCAACATTATCTGCTGGTCCAGATCAGCCTTTAGGGCCAGATATTCCAAGCTATCCCACACAGGATAGTTTACCTCCGATTAGCGAGCGCTTTGGCGATTTTGTCCGCGATCGGAGCAATAATCCCTTTGATCTTAAAGATCCTAAGGCCATTGATAAAAAAGTGACTTATGATCCTCGTTCGGGTTTGTATATCTTGACAGAAACGATCAATGGGAGCAATTATCGTCCACCAGTTTATATGACCTTGGAAGAATACTTGGCCTTTCGGGCCAAGGAAGAAGACCAAGATTATTTTCAGGATCTCTACCTTATGGATCGCCAGCAGGCGGGAGAAGATCCTATAGAGCCCTATAAAGAGCGAATCCAAAATAGTTTGGTCGATCGTCTGTTTTGTGGTAGCAACTTTGATGTGCGTCCACAGGGTAATATTGATTTGACCTTTGGGGCCGACTTTCAACGGATTGCCAACCCTATATTGACTGAGCGGCAGCAACGTCAGGGGGGCTTTGATTTTGATATGAATATGCAGCTCAATGTAGTGGGGAAAATTGGAGAGAAATTGCAGCTCTCTTTTAACTATAATACCCAAGCCACCTTTGATTTTGATCGTCAGATTAAGGTGCAATACCTTACTGATACGCCTTGTTCGGAGGATGATATTGTGCGCAAGATTGATGCGGGTAATGTTAGCTTTCCTTTGCGTACCTCTTTAATTCAGGGACGGCAAAACCTCTTTGGGTTTATGACCGAGCTACAGTTTGGTCGCTTAACGGTTTCTATGGTAGCCTCTCAGAGCCAAACTCAACGTAAAGAAATCTCTATTCAGGGGGGAGCACAACAGCAAACATTTGAGGTAACTGCGGATAACTATGATGAGAATCGCCACTTTTTCCTTTCTCATTATAACCGCAATACTTATGAGGGGAATATGGTGAATTTGCCTCAGATCAATAGCTTGTTCAATATTACTAAAATTGAAGTTTGGGTAACCAATGACCGAAACGTAACAGAAGGCGTTAGGGATGTGGTAGCTTATGCCGACCTTGGAGAAACTGAGGCAGACAATATGCTTAATGCCAACCGTTTGAATGGAGCTACTGAGCAGGGGCGCGATCTTTATGGCCGTCGTCTGCCAGACAACTATGCCAATAGATTGTATGATGAACTCTTGGCCAGTGAACGCGCCCGAGGACTACAAACAGCAGTATCTGAATTGCAGACGGGCTTTAATATGACCGATGCTCAGGATTTCTCTAAGATTAGAGCACGTAAACTATCGGCTTCAGAATATAGCTATCACTCTCAATTGGGTTTCCTCTCTTTGAATGTATCGGTTAAGCCAACTGACGTGATTGCGGTGGCTTATCAGTATACTTATAATGGAAAAACTTATCAGGTAGGAGAGTTTGCTCAGGATTTGCCTATTGATGCAGACACCTTGAATGTTATGCACCTCAAATTACTCAAAGGGGTACGGACCAGAGTAGATTTGCCTATTTGGGATTTGATGATGAAAAATATCTATTCACTAGGGGCCTATCAGGTAAATAGTGAAGACTTTCAATTAGATGTTTTTTATCAAGATCCTGGGGGAGGGGAGAAGCGCTTTATTCCGGAAGGACCTGTTTCTTCAAAACCCTTACTACGTCTATTAAACTTGGATAATCTCAATCGTCAAGGAGATCCTATGCCTGATGGACAATTTGATTTTGTATCTGGCTTAACGATTTTACCACAGAACGGTCGGGTGATTTTCCCCGTTTTAGAGCCCTTCGGTAGTACTTTAGAGAAGGCTTTCCGTTCTGATCCAGATGACCCTAGCACAGTGAGTAATTTAGCCCAGCGCTACGTTTATCAGCAGCTCTATGACTCTACGGTAACTCGAGCTAGAGAATTTCCAGAGTTTAACCGTTTTATTATTCGAGGAAGTTATAAGTCCTCTGTCTCTTCAGAAATTTCTTTAGGTGGATTCAATATTCCTAGAGGGTCTGTAGTTGTTTCTGCAGGTGGTGCTGTCTTGACAGAGGGGAGCGATTACTCCATTGATTATAACTTAGGTAGAATTAAAATTTTGAACGAAGCCTACTTAAATTCGGGCCAGCCAATTCGAGTAGCTTTTGAGGATAACTCTACCTTTGGGTTCAATCGACAGTCCTTTTTTGGTACTCGTTTCGATTACTTCATCAATAAGAACTTTAATATTGGGGGAACCTTTCTGCATTTGTCAGAGCGACCCTTTACCCAAAAGGTAAACTATGGAGATGATCCCATCTCCAATAGTATTTATGGCTTTGATGTACAGTATAGTAGCGAATTGCCATGGCTGACTAAGGCTGTGGATTTCTTGCCTTTAATTTCAACTAAAGAAGCTTCTTCGATAACTTTTAGTGGTGAATTTGCGCATTTATTGCCAGGATCTCCTTCTGTAATTGACCAAGCCAATGATGAAGGCGGAGTTGTCTTTTTAGATGACTTTGAAGGAGCGGCTAGCAACTTCAACCTAACGATTCCCAGTTTAAACTGGCAATTGGCCTCTACGCCAAGGGGGGATGGAAACGATTTATTTCCAGAAGCCAATCTAATTGATAGCCTGCCATATAATAAGAACCGAGCAAGAATAGCCTGGTATCAATTAGATCCAGACCTAATCAGCAATCCACCAAATAATGTAAGTGGTGATGAGGCCAAGAGCGTTTATGTTCGACAGTTCCGTCAGGATGAAATCTTTAGAAATTTTACAGTTTCGGCTATTCAATCCACCTTATTGCGAACTTTTGATTTGGCTTATTATCCAAAAGAAAGAGGCCCCTATAACTTTGATGCTCGCTTCGATACCCTTGAGGCAGAAGAGCATTGGGGGGGCGTTATGCGCAGTATCCAAAATAATGACTTTGAGGCCAATAATATCGAATTTGTAGAGGTTTGGGTCATGAGTCCTTTTAAAGAAGGATATGGTGGAAATGGTGGAGAACTCTATATCGAATTAGGAGATGTCTCTGAGGATATTCTACGTGACTCTCGTCTATTCTTTGAAAATGGACTACCCGCAGATAGTAGTTCCTCTATTCGTACAGATGAAACGAATTGGTCAAGAGTACCCCGTACACAAGCTATTACTAATGCTTTTGATAATGATCCTGATATCCGAGATAAGCAGGATGTGGGCTTAGATGGCTATGATAATGCCAGCGAAGCGATTAAGTATGCAGAATACTTAGATTCACTGGCTGCGATCTATGGTACAGCAAGTACAATTTACCAAGAAGCACTCAATGACCCCGCAGGAGATGACTTCCTCTATTTTAGAGATGATTTTTATGATAATAATACAGCGCCTAATGGGGAAAACCCTATCCTTTGGCGCTATAAGCGCTTCAATAATCCACAGGGGAACTCTACCCCTGATGGCGGAAATACTTCATTTACTTCTACCTCAACCAATATTCCCAATACAGAGGATATTAACCGAGATAATACCTTGAATGAAGAGGAGTCTTATTTTCAGTACCGCATTCCCGTTGAGCGAGTGAACGGTAGCGATGAAATGGCTTTCACACAATATACTTTTGATTCTGTTGGAGTTGATTATGATGGCCCCAATGGTACCGAAACAGTATATTGGTATCAGCTTAAAATTCCAATTGACCAATACACAAAACGCGTGGGTGGAATTAGCGACTTCCGTTCTATTCGCTTCATTAGAATGTATATGACGGGCTTTGAAGAGAAAACTGTAATGCGTTTTGCTCGTTTGGACCTAATCAGAAACCAATGGCGTCGATATACCCGCACACTCCGTGAGCCTGGCGTTTATCTACCCACCGAAAATGATAATGAAACGGCCTTTGATGTAAATGCCGTAAACTATGAGGAAAATAGCCAAAGAACTCCCTACCCCTATGTCTTGCCTCCAGGTGTAGAACGAGAACAAGCTATCGGCTCTTTGGCCAATACGCTGCAAAATGAGCAGTCTCTTTCTGTAAATATCCAAAATTTAAAGGATGGAGATGCTCGGGCAATTTACAAAATCGTAAACTTCGATATGCGGGTTTATGAACGACTCAAAATGTATGTGCATGCCGAGTCTTTACCCGATTGCGCCGTAGAGAATGATCCTGGAGACCTCAAACTCTTTGTCCGCTTAGGTAGCGATTTTGAAAATAACTACTACGAATATGAAATTCCACTAGAAATGTCTACGGCTTTTGGCTCTGCTGATCCCGAAGATATTTGGCTAGAGAATAATGAGCTCAACTTTGGCCTAGATGTTCTACGCAATCTTAAAATTCAACGCGATCTCCTGAATATCTCTCTAAGCTCTTTGTACACGGAAACCGACCCTGATGCCCCCAATAATAATGTGAAAATTATCGGTAATCCCGATTTAGGAGTTGTTAAAGGCGTTATGGTGGGTATCCGAAATACTAAAGATGATGGCTTGAACCGTTGCGGAGAAATCTGGATCAATGAGCTCCGCCTTACTGGCTTTGATGAAAGAGGCGGAACCGCCGCACTCATGCGCACCGACATAAAATTAGCCGATTTGGGACAACTGACGCTTTCTGGTCAGTTCAAATCAATCGGTTTTGGCCAAATTGAACAACGCGTAAACCAAAGAAGCCGCGAACAACTCTTCCAATATGATGTGGCCGGAAACTTTAGCCTAGATAAGTTCTTTCCCAAAAAATGGAAACTGAAAGTACCTTTCTATGCCCAGTATTCTCAAGAAATTCTAACTCCAGAATACGACCCCTATCAGCTAGATATTCGCCTGACGGATAAATTGCGAGCAGCTACTACAGCCGCCGCCCGCGACTCTATTCGCCAACAAGCTCAAACTGTTACAACAATCTCTAGCTTTAACTTTACTAATGTGCGTAAAGAACGAACCGGGAAAAGACGCCTCCCTACAGATTTATCCAACTTTAGCTTTACTTACGCACAAAGTAATAATCATTACCGCTCTCCCATTATCGCTTCAGAAGAGCATATTGAAAACCGCGGAGTGATTGACTATAACTATGCACCAGGCCTCCGCCCCATTTATCCCTTCAAAAAACTCTTTAAGAAGCAAAATAAATGGCTGGCTCTAATTCAAGAATTTAATTTTAACCCTTTACCAAATAGCTTTAGTTTCCGCAACGAAATGCGCCGAAACTTTACCGAAACGACTTACCGCTTTTCAGAAGACGCTTATAGCACTTGGTACGATAAGCGCTTTAGTTGGGACCGCTCTTATAACCTCCAATGGGATTTTGCTAAATCACTCAAATTTAACTTCTCTGCCACAAATAATGGCGTAATCGACGAGCCCTACGGCCGCCTAGATACAGAAGTGAAACGCGATAGCGTTTGGCAGAATATCCAAAACCTTGGACGAAATAAGAATTATCAACATAGCATGACGCTTTCTTATGCCGTACCTCTAGATAAAATTCCCGCACTAGATTGGATTAAAGTGCGCGCCCAATATCAAAGCAATTATAACTGGAGTGTGGCTAGCCTTAATACCGACTCTCTTGGCAATGTGATTGGAAATACCCATAACCGACAACTTAATGTCGATTTTCAATTCACTAAGCTGTACGCAAAGTCTAAGTACCTGAAGAAGATTGATAGCAAACCCAAAAAGAAACCTAAACGCCCCCAAAGAGGCGGAAAAGACGACAAAAAGAAGGAGGAACGAGAACCCTCTATGGCCGAACGCCTCCTTATCCGTCCCTTCCTCCTTATCCGCCGTGGCCGAATTACTTATCAAGAGGATTACGCTACCTCAATCCCCGGCTTTATGGGACAACATAGCGTCCTCGGACAAGATATTAACAGCTTTGGCGCTAATCTGGCCCCCGGTTGGGACTTTATTACGGGACTTAACCCCACTGGCCGTGCCGCTACAACCGCTTGGCTCGATCAAGCCGCTAGCTCTGGCTGGGTAACCGAAAATATTTTCCTTAACCAACAGGTGACGCAATCTCATAACCAAAGCATTTCGGCTAAGTTTACCCTAGAGCCTTTGCCCGACTTTAAGATTGATGTGGACCTCAGCAAAACGCTGACGGAAAACTTCTCCGAGAATTTCAAGATGGATACCATCGGAGGAAGCTTCCAACACCTCAATCCTATGGAAATCGGTTCAGTGAATATTTCTTACCTCCCGATTTTATCTACCTTTGATCAAATCGGAACGAACGGAAGCAACTCTTCAGCGACCTTTGAAGAGTTCGAAAATAACCGCATTATTATCTCTAATCGCATCGGCGATGCCAACGGTATTACCGACTTACACGATGATACTACCAATAATGCAGGCTACCGACTCGGCTATGGCCGCTATCAACAAGATGTCCTGATTCCCGCTTTCTTAGCCGCCTACTCTGGCCAAGATGCCAATACTTTTAAGCTAGGTGATATCCGCGATCTCTTGCCTATGCCGAACTGGAAACTGACCTATAATGGCCTGACCAAAATCGAGCTCTTTAAAAAGTATTTCTCTAGCTTTAGCCTAACGCACGGCTACCAATCAAAATTGACCGTGAATAGCTTCGCTACCGATCTCGACTATGAAGAAGATCCCGAACAAAAAGATCCTAATAGCCTCAACTATTACTCTAGCTTCGAGATCCCCGATATTGTCATCACAGAGCAGTTTATGCCCCTAATCGGTATCGATATGCGCCTGAAAAACGGCCTCTCGGCCCGCTTTAATTACAAGAAATCGAGAAACCTCTCTATGAGCTTTGTCGATTACCAACTCTCAGAAACCAAAACTTCTGAAATTACAGTGGGCTTAGGCATGCTCATCAAAAACTTTACGCCCGAAAAACTGAATATCTTCAAGAAGAAGGGCAAGAAGAAGGATACAAAGAAAAAGAACAATAATTTCGACTTCGATTTTGGCAAAACAATTCCCAAAAATGAGCTGGACATTAAGTTCGATTTCTCTTTCCGAGATGACAAAACGGTCAACCACGTCCTTGACCAAAATAACTCGGTCGCTACTCGCGGAATGCAAACGATCCGAATCTCGCCTTCTATTGATTATGCCATCAATAACCGCCTGACGATCCGATTATTCTACGATTATAACCGCACAATCCCAGCGGTCTCTACCTCTTTCCCCGTCACCAATACCAAGGCCGGGGTTACGGTTCGCCTCTCTTTGGCCCAATAA
- a CDS encoding DUF721 domain-containing protein, whose protein sequence is MKSLEEHHNSLPYRKSNDDNFGNVLDKMLQVYGLSDKMREFQIRNYWEQQMGPMIAEHTQSVFVKRRKLFVRMRSAPLRQELMYGKAKLLELLNRHLGEEYLKDVVILA, encoded by the coding sequence ATGAAATCATTGGAAGAACACCATAACAGCTTGCCTTACCGCAAATCAAATGACGATAATTTTGGGAATGTACTGGACAAAATGTTGCAGGTATATGGCCTAAGTGACAAGATGCGGGAGTTTCAGATTCGGAATTATTGGGAGCAGCAAATGGGGCCAATGATTGCCGAACATACGCAATCGGTTTTTGTGAAAAGGCGGAAATTATTTGTGCGGATGCGTTCGGCGCCTTTGCGTCAGGAATTGATGTATGGCAAGGCCAAGTTATTGGAATTGCTGAATCGGCATTTGGGAGAAGAATACTTGAAGGATGTGGTCATTTTGGCCTAA